In Aquimarina spinulae, a single window of DNA contains:
- the hemF gene encoding oxygen-dependent coproporphyrinogen oxidase — protein MKDKFYQYIQDLQDTITSKLEEIDGKAKFQEDLWERSEGGGGRTRVIENGNVFEKGGVNISGVHGALPKAMQSYFKVGEVDFFACGLSLVLHPKNPMVPTVHANWRYFEMYDKNGTIVDSWFGGGQDLTPYYLFDEDARHFHQVCKNSCDKHDPDFYTVYKKKCDEYFYNTHRGEGRGVGGLFFDYCKANDEMSMQNWYDFVTEVGNSFLEAYTPIVEKRKELPYTETQRDWQEIRRGRYVEFNLVHDKGTLFGLKTNGRIESILMSLPPHVQWRYDYHPEMGSEEARLVEVLTNPVDWV, from the coding sequence ATGAAAGATAAGTTTTATCAATACATACAAGACTTACAAGATACTATAACCTCAAAATTAGAAGAAATAGATGGTAAAGCTAAATTTCAGGAAGATCTATGGGAGCGTTCTGAAGGAGGCGGAGGAAGAACCCGTGTGATCGAAAATGGAAATGTATTTGAAAAAGGAGGTGTGAATATTTCTGGAGTTCATGGGGCACTTCCCAAAGCCATGCAAAGCTATTTTAAAGTAGGTGAGGTTGACTTTTTTGCCTGTGGTTTATCATTAGTACTACATCCCAAAAATCCAATGGTACCGACAGTACATGCCAATTGGCGTTATTTTGAAATGTATGATAAAAACGGAACAATTGTAGATAGCTGGTTTGGAGGAGGACAGGATTTAACACCATACTATTTGTTTGATGAGGATGCAAGGCATTTTCACCAGGTATGTAAAAATTCTTGTGATAAACACGACCCAGATTTTTATACTGTATATAAAAAGAAATGTGATGAGTATTTCTATAATACACATCGCGGAGAAGGCCGTGGAGTAGGAGGTTTATTTTTTGATTATTGTAAGGCCAATGATGAGATGTCGATGCAAAACTGGTATGATTTTGTAACCGAAGTAGGAAATAGTTTTTTAGAAGCGTATACTCCAATTGTAGAAAAAAGAAAAGAGCTGCCATATACAGAAACGCAAAGAGATTGGCAGGAAATTCGACGTGGACGTTATGTAGAATTTAATCTGGTACATGATAAAGGAACTCTATTTGGGCTAAAAACTAATGGAAGAATAGAAAGTATTTTAATGAGTCTTCCTCCTCATGTACAATGGCGATATGATTACCACCCAGAAATGGGTAGCGAAGAAGCGCGATTAGTAGAAGTACTAACAAACCCTGTAGATTGGGTATAA